The DNA region CCGAGAGGCTCGCCCGCATTCCGGCGGCCGATCTGGCGGCGCTGCGCCGTGCGCTTGCGGCCCTCGGCAAGGATGGCTGAGCGGCGAGCGCGGCACGGAGAGGTTTATGGCGGTGAAGCGGATCGTGGCGAATATCGCCACTCGGGATGTCGAACGAGCCAAGGCCTTCTACGTCGACGTTCTCGGACTGCAGGTGGTCATGGATCATGGCTGGATCTTGACGCTTGCCGGCGGAGGCAGCGCGGCGCCGCAGATCAGCTTCGCGACCGAGGGTGGATCAGGCACGCCGGTCCCCGATTTGTCGATCGAGGTCGACAATCTCGATGAGGTCCACCGACGCTCGGTGAAAGCGGGGGCATCCATCGAATACGGTCCGGCGATCGAGCCATGGGGTGTGAGGCGTTTCTACGTCCGCGACCCCTTCGGCCGCCTCCTCAACATCCTCAGCCATGATTAGCCACTAAGGGGCCAGAAGCTCCGCCGCCGGCGCCTGCAGCGGCGCCCAGACCGTCGAGGGATCGTCGGGCGGGACTGCGGCGAGGAGGGTTCGCGTATAGGGATGGCGCGGCGAGGCGAAGATGTCGGCGGTGCGCCCGCTCTCGACGATCTCGCCACGCCACATCACCAGCACCCGGTCGCAGAGATTTCGTACCACTGCGAGATCATGTGAGATGAACAGCATCGAGAAGGAGAGCTCGCGCCGCAGGCGCCGCAACAGCGCGATCAGCTGCGCCTGCACGGACACGTCGAGACCGGAGGCGATCTCGTCGGCGAGCAGCAGCTTGGGCGTGGCGCACAAAGCGCGCGCAATGTTCACCCGTTGCTTCTGGCCGCCCGAGAGCTGCGACGGATAGCGGCCGCCGAGCTCCCCCGACAGGCCGACCTCGGCGAGCAGTTGCGCGGCCCGCGCCAGTCTCTCGCGTGTCGCGAGCCTCGGTGCCGCCGCCTCCAGCACCTGCGTCACGATGCTGGCGACGCGCCGGCGCGGATTGAGCGCCGATTGTGGATCCTGGAACACCATCTGCACGGTGTCGATACGCCGTCGGCGCGCCTCGCTGTTCGGGTTCGCGACGTCGAGGCCGCCGAGCTCGATGCGGCCGGACGTGGCGCGTTCGAGGCCGACGACGAGCTTGGCGATCGTCGACTTGCCGCTGCCGCTCTCCCCGACGATGCCGACGAATTCATCCTCTGCGACCTCGAAGCTCACGGCGTTGACGGCGGTGATCTCGCTCTTGCCGAACAGCCCGCGCCTTGTGCGGTAGCGCTTGGTGAGGCCGGCGACCGCGAGCAGCGGGGTGTTGCGGCCGGGTTTCTCGGTCGCTTGCGCCTCCGTCGACGCCGCGATGCCGGAAGTCATCTCGACCCGGAAACAGGCGGCTTCGCGCCCTGGCGAGACGGTCGCGAGGTGAGGCTCGCTCTGCCGGCAGATCTCGCCGGCATTCGGGCAGCGCGGCGCGAAGCGGCAGCCTTGGAGCGCGTTCAGGCGGGCGATTCCCGGCATCTCGCCCGCAAGCGCGTAGAGCTGGCGCTCGGGCGTCGAGAGCGACGGAATCGCGAGCTGCAGGCAGCGCGCATAAGGATGCAGCGGCGCGGCCAAAAGGCTGCGCGCCGGGCCTTTCTCAACCGGGCGACCCGCATAGAGTACCAGCACGTCGTCGCAGATCTGCGCCGCGAGCCGCAGATCATGGGTGATGAACACGACCGCTGCGCCATAGGCGTCGCGCATCTCCGCCATCAGGGCGACGATGCGCGCCTGAATGGTGACGTCGAGCGCCGTCGTCGGCTCATCGGCGATCACGAGCCTCGGGCGGCTGGCGAAGGCCATGGCGATCAGCACGCGCTGGCACATGCCGCCCGAAAGCTGGTGCGGATATTGGTTCACGAGCTCGGCGGCGCGCGGCAGATGCACGGCTTCGAGCATGGCGCGTGTCTGCTCGCGCCGCTCGGCCAGCGTGGCGACGCCGATGCGGGCGAGGTGCTCGCCGAATTGCGCGCCGACGGTCAGGACCGGGTTCAGGGCGCTCAGCGGCTCCTGCGGGATGAAGGCGATCTCGCGTCCGAGCAGATGCCGGCGCCGGCCGCCCTCCATGGCGATCAGGTCTTCGCCCGCGAAGCTGAGGCTTCCGGAGGTGACGGAGAAGCCCGCCGGGAGCAATTGCGCGATGGTGCGCCCGATCATCGACTTGCCGGCGCCTGATTCGCCGACGAGCCCGAGCACCTTGCCGGGCTCGAGCGTGAAGGCGATATCGGAGAGCACCGGCAGGCGCTGCCCGTCGCGCAGCTGCGTCTCGACCGTCAATCCCTGTGCGGCGAGCAGGCTCACCCTCAGACCTCGCGCGCCTGCATCAGGCGTGGATCGAGGGTGCGCCGCAAGCCGTCGCCGAGAAGATTGAAGCCGAGCACGGTGATGAAGATCGCGAGCATCGGCAAGACGAGGTTCCAGGCCGATTCATAGATCGACTGGCGCGCATCGGCGATCATCTGGCCCCAGGCCGACTGGTTGGCGCCGACGCTCATGCCGACGAAGGACAGGACCGCCTCGACGATCACGGCGATCCCCATCTCGATGCTGACGAGCGTTATCAGCAAGGGCAGGGTGGCGGGCAGGATCTCGCGGGTCAAGGTGCGCCAATGGCTGAAGCCAACGAGCCGCGCCGCCGCCACATAGTCCTGCCGCGTCGTGACCAGCACCTCGGCCCGCAGCACCCGGCAGAAGCGCGTCCAGTCGACGAGCACGATGGCGAGGATGACACTGCGCACCCCAGCGCCGAGCCCGGTCATCAGCACGAGCGACAGCACCACGGGCGGGAACGACATCCACACATCGACAGCGCGGCCGATTAGCCAATCGACCTTGCCGCCGAAATAGCCGCCGAGATGGGCGAGGGTTGCCCCCATCAGCATCGCGCCGAGGGAAGCGAGCACCGCGACCGTCATGGCGACGCGGGCCCCGTAGAGGAGCCGCGAGAGCACGTCGCGCCCGAGCGAATCGGTGCCGAGCAGATAGGTCGCATCGCCCGCCGCCGACCAGGACGGCGGCACCAGGGTGGCGATCAGGTTCTGCTCCTCTGGATCGTGCGGCGCGAGGAAGGGCGCGAACAGCGCGCAGGCGATGACGACCGCGACGATCGTCAAGCCGACGACCACCCGCAAGGAGCGCAGCGCCGCGAAACCCTTGCGCATCAGGCCGTCCTCAGCCGCGGGTTGAGCACGAGATAGAGCCCGTCGATGATCATGTTGATGATCAGCACCACGACCGCATAGGCGAGCGCCACCGCCTGGATGATCGGCAGATCGGCGTTGCGCACCGCATCGACCATGAGGTTACCGAGGCCGGGATAGGAATAGATCACCTCGATCAGCAAGGTGCCGCCGAACAGGAAGCCGAACTGCACACCCATCAAAGTCAAGGTCGGCAGAACGGCGTTCTTCAGCGTGTGGCGCAGCAGGATGCGCCCCTCGGATACGCCGCGCAGCCTCGCCTGCCGGATATAGTCGGCGTGGTCGACCTCATAGAGGCTCGAGCGCAGCACCCGCATGATCGGGACCGAGAAGGCAAGGCCAAGCGCCGTCGCTGGCAGGATCATGTGCTTGAGCGCATCCATGAACATGTCGAGCCGGCCCTCGATCAGCGTGTCGAGCAGCAGGAAGCCCGAATGCATGGGGCGCGGGAAGCTCGCCGCGAGCCGCCCGGTGAAGGGCAGGATCGGCCAGGCGACCCCGAAGGCCAGGATGAATATCAAGCCGAACAGGAAATCCGGCGTCGACATCAGCACGGTCGAGCCGAGATCGGCGGCCTCGCCGCGCCAGCTGCCGCGCAGATGGAAGAGCATCAGCCCGCCCACGAAGCCGAGCCCGGCGGCGATTGCCATGGCGAGGGCTGCGAGCTCGATGGTCGCCGGCAGGCTCTCGCCGATGAGCCCGGCAACGCCGCGCCGGAAATGGATCGAGGTGCCGAGATCGCCGCGCAACGTCTGGCCGAGCCAGATCGCATATTGCTGCGGCAAGGGGCGATCGAGGCCCATCTCCTTGCGCTTCACCTCGATCTCGTCCTTCGTGGCGTTGGGCGGCATGGACATCGCGGCCGGATCGACCGGCAGGACGCGCAGCACCGCGAAGACCAGGGCCGAGACCACGAGCAGGATGGGGATCGCAGCGGCAAGCCTTTTGGCGAACAGCGCCAGGACCGGCGCGATCATGTCGGGCGCGCCCGGCGCAAGCGAAATCCAAACAGGCCGTCAGCTCCAGCTCATGCTGTCGGCGCGCACCCAGCCATTGCCGTATTGGGTGTAAGAGAGGTTCTTCTTGCGCACCAGCGTCTGCACGCTCTGCAGCAACGGGATCGAGGCGCCGCTTTCGACCGAGTCCTTGTTCAACGCCTTGTAGCCGGCGATGCGCTCGTCGTAATTTGCGACATTGAACAGGTCGAGCGCCCTCTGGCCGACCTCCATGCCCTTCCAGGCCGAGAACGGCATCTTCGGATTGAGCAGATAACCGGAAAAGATCTCCGGGTCGCCCGTCGCGTTGTCCCAGCTGTAGAGGGTCGCTTCCGGCAGCTTGGCGCCGCGGTTCAGCTCGAAATATTTGGCGTATTCGATCACTTCGAGCTCGGCCTCGATGCCGACCTTCTTCCACATCTGCGCGATGGCGCGCGCGATATCGTAGTCGGAGGGGAAATTGCCGTTGGTCGAGGCGAAGCTGAACTTGGCCGGCTTGTCGGCCGAATAGCCCGATTTGGCCAGGAGCTGCTTGGCGAGCTCGGGATCGTAGGCGAAATTGTAGTCCGGCAGATAGGCGGCGGTGCCCGGCGTCGCCATGACCGAGAGCGGCACCGCGGCTCCGCCATAGAAAGCCTGCGACAGCGCCTTCTTGTCGATCGCATGATGGGCGGCGAGCCGCACATTCGGATCGGCAAAACCGAGATCGTTGCGCACCTGCAGCAGGATCACGCGGGTGATGGGATTGAGCTCGCCCGCAAGGTGCGGCTCGTTCTTCAGGCGCTGCACCTCGCGCACCGGCACCGAGACGGTGAGATCGACCTGCCCCGACTGGACGGCGGCGACACGCGCCGAAGGGTCCTTGATGATCTCGAAGGTGACGCGCCGCAGCTTGGGCTTCGGCCCCCAATAGGTTTCGTTGCGCTCGAGCACGATGCGCGAATTCAGTGCGTATTCGGCGATCCTGTAGGGGCCGGAGCCGACCGGCTTATCGCGGAAGGCATCGACGCCGACCTTCTCCATATAGTCCTTGGGCACCACGAAGCTGCCGAGGAAGGAAAGCCATTGCGGTGCGGTTGGCGCCGGCGAATCGAAGCGCATCACGGCCTTGGTGGCTGAGACGATCTCGATATCGGTGACCTTGCGCCAGGAATTGGCGATGTCGACCTTGTGGCCGGCCTTGATCCGCTCGAAGAAGGTGTAGCGGAAATCCGCCGTCGTCATCTTGTCGCCATTGTGGAAGGCGACGTCGTCGCGCAGCTCGACCGGCATGCTTTTGGCGTCGGCGGCGAGCTCCCAGGATTTCACGACATTGGGGATCAGCTTGAGCTTCGGATCCTGATCGAGCGGCTGGTCGAACACCATCTTGAAGATCGACTGGGCATCCGGCACGAAACGCTGATTGGGATCCCAGCTCGGCACGTCCTGCGGCCAGCCGATGGTGACGCTGTCGGTCTCGGCGGCCAGCGCTTGCAGGACGCCGCCCAATGGGCGAAGGCCCGCGACGCCGAGTGCGGTCGCGCCAAGCACGGACCTGCGAGTGAATGCGGATGTCATGGCGAAACCTCGTCGAAGGTGACTAGATCACTTGGGGACGAAATTATTTCAAGCTTAAAACGATTATTTCTGCGGCGCAACAGGATTGCGATTGGCAGTTTGCGAACCTGGCCTGAGGCTCGGTCCGCGGTGTGAACCGTCTCAATCGAGCAGGGTGATGCGCCGGCCGATGCCCCGTCGCTCCGCCTCGCAATAAGCGAGCCAGGCGGCCGCGAGGTCCTGGAAGGGCAGGCCGACGGCGCCGAACACGGTGATCTCGTCCGATCCTGTCCGGCCGGGCTTCTGTCCCGCCAGCACCTCGCCGAGCTCGGCCGCGATCGCCTCCTCGCCGAGACCGACATTGCCGATCGCCCCCATGGCGAGCGCGAGCTCGCGATCATCGGCGACGAAACGCGATGCCGAGATGAGCTCGGCGGAAAGCTCCGCCTTGCCCGGCTCATCGGGGCCGAGCGTCGTGACATGGGTGCCGGCCCGTAGCATGCCCGGGAACAGGAAGGGCGTTTTCGCCCAGGTGGAAGTCAGGACGATATCAGCCTGCGCGAGTACCTGTTCGAGGCTCTCACTTGCCTCGATGCGCAGGCCGAGCCGCTGGCCCTCGCTTCTCGCAAAGGCGATCGCCTTATCTGCGTCGAGATCGAAGACCCGCACCGCGGCGAGATCGCGGACTGATTTCAGGCATTCGAGCTGCAGGCGGCCTTGCTGGCCCGCGCCGATGATCGCGACCGTAGAGGCGTCGCGGCGCGCCAGCACATCGGCGCCAAGCGCGCCCGAAAACCCGGTGCGCAGCGCCGTGAGCCAGGTGCTTTCGAGGATCGCCAGCACGCGGCCGTCATCGATGGCATGCAGAATGATCACCCCCTTGATGGCCGGGTCGCTGCCGGGGAATTTCGCATGCACCTTGACCGAATAGGCCGGTATGCCGGGCACGAAGCCCGGTGCCAGCAGCATGGCGCCGGCGCCGACCGGAGCGGCTGCCGGCAAAGCCACTGGAAAGCGGCGCTCGCGCGCCCCCACGAGCCCGGAGCGTGCAATGAAGCCCGCCCGCAAGGCTTGAAGGATGGCGGCGGGCTCGACCAGCGCGCCGAGCTCGGCGCGCGTCAATACCAAGGTGTCGCTCATGGCGTCGGCGAGGGCGTAGCGACTTTCAGCTTGCCGATCTTGCCGATCAGCGCGGCGAGGCCACCCATATTGGCGCGCATCAGCGCGATCACCAGGACCGCATAGATCACCATGTCCCATTCGCCGTATTTGGCGAGATAGCTGTTGAGGATCTGGATCGGGGCGGCGCCGATCAGCGGCCCCGCGAAGGAACCGAGCCCGCCCACCACCGTCATGATCACGAGCTTCGCCATCTCGCTGAAATCGGCGATCTGCGGGGAGAGCACCACGACATAATGCGCATAGAGAGCGCCGGCGAGCCCCGCAAAGGCGCTGGAGGCGGTGAACACAAAGGTCTTGATGCGCGTCGCATCGATGCCGAGGCTTTCGGCGCGCAACTCGTCGTCGCGGATGGCGCGCATGAAGATGCCGAACCGCGAGCGCAGCATGGCATACATGGCGAGCACGCAGATCAGCGTCACCAGCACGAAGGTCACGTAGTAGCCGCGCGGCGTGAGGCCTTCGGCGAGCGGCGGCACGGTGAGGCCGAGCTCGCCGCGCGTGATCGAGTAGGCGGCGGTGAGCAGGATGTGCACCGTCTCGGCGAAGGCCCAGGTGGCGATGGCGAGGTAGATGGCGCGCATGCGCAGCACCAGCCGGCCGAGGCAGAAGCCCAGCGCCGCCGACAGCACGACGCCGCAGATGATGCCGATCACGGGCGGCACGCCATAGATCGTCGTGATCAGTCCCGACGTATAGGCGCCGATCGCCGCGAAGGCCTGTTGGGCCAGCGAGAACTGCCCGGTGAAGCCGGCGAGCAGGTTCCAGCTCGCGGCGAGGATCGTGTAATAGAGGCTGGTGATCAGCACATGCAGCACATAGTCGCTGACGAAGGGCGCGAGCGCCAGCAGCGCGATGCCGGCGCCGGTGGCGATCGCCAGGGGGAGGAGAAAGGCGCTGGGGCCTGAGCCTTGCACGGTCATCCCTGCGGCGCTCATCCGACGAGGCATTCCTGGATCAGATCGCGGGTACGCTGCGGCGTGAACTCCGCCGCTGGCCCCTGCGCCTTGATGCGCCCGAGATTGAGCATGTAGACATGGTCGGACTGCGCGACCGCATCCTCGATATTCTGGTCGACCAGGAGGATCGTGGCGCCGAGCGCGCGTCTTGCCTGCTGCAGCAGCTCATAGACCTGCTCGACCAGCGCCGGCGCAAGGCCTGCGGTCGGCTCGTCGACCAGCATCAAGGAGGGTTCGGCCATCATCTCGCGGGCGACCGAAAGCATGCGCCCCTGGCCTCCCGACAGATCGCCGGCAAGCGCTTTGCGCCGCTCGCCGAGCACGGGAAAGACCTCGTAGATGCGCGTCATGCGCGCCGTGAGGCGGGCCGTGTCGCGCCTGAAGGTCCAGCCGCCCATGCGCAGATTCTCTTCGACCGAGAGCAACGGAAAGGTGTTGATCTCCTGCGGCATGTAGCTCATGCCGAGCCGCTTCAGGGCGTAGGGCTCGCGCCCGGAAATCTCCTCGCCGCGCAGGCGGACGCTGCCCTGATGGGGTTTGAGGAAGCCGAAGATCGATTTCAGCAATGTCGATTTGCCGGCGCCATTTGGGCCGATCACCAGAGTGAGGCTGTTCGCCGCGACGCCGAGCGACAAGCCTTGCAGGATGTCGACGCCGCTCTGATAGCCGGCATGCAGGTCCTCGACCGCGAGGAGCGGAGCGCTATCCACCGGTCGATTTGCCAAGAGTCGACTTGCCAACAGCTGATCTGCCACTGGGCAACAGTCGCCTTGCCTGCGCTAAGGTGCGGCATCGATCGGAGGGGGATGGGCCTGGCGTGTTCACGACGCCCATTGTCGCGTCCGCAAGCCGCGGGTCAAGAGGGCGGGGTTGAGACTGAAAACCCGGTTTCCTCAAAACTTAGCCACAAAGACTTAGCCACGATAACTCGGCCGCAACAACTTGGCCGCCGCTTGCTCGCCCGGCACTGCGGGCGCATTCTTGCCCACGATCCAAGGCCGACCCGCTGAGGCCCGAGATCAGATCACGCCATCGCGCCTCGTGCGAGGTCTTGATCGATGAACTGCTCAGGTTGCGGCTTCGAGGTTCAGAGCGGCTTCGCGTTCTGCCCAAGGTGCGGCGCGAAGCAGCCGAGCTCGTGCCCCAGCTGCGGCCATATATGTGCGGCAGATTTTGCGTTTTGCCCGAAATGCGGTGCCCATATCGACGGCGTACCGCAAGCTCGAAACCAACGGGAAGCACCGACGTCGGTCGCGGCCGATCTCCGACCGCCAATGCCGCCTCCGGCTGCCGTGATCGAGCCGGCATCTCGGGCGATGCCATTCCCATTCGACATGGAGGCCGACCGCCGCACCGTTACGGTGCTGTTTGCGGATCTCAGCGGCTTCACCACATTGAGCGAGCGGCTCGACCCGGAAGTCCTGCAGACGCTCCAGAACGAATTATTCGAGGAATTGACGGCTGCCGTACAGAGCTTTGGCGGCTTCGTCGACAAATTCCTCGGTGATGCGCTGCTCGCCTTGTTCGGTGCGCCGGTCGCTCACGAAGACGATCCCGAGCGGGCGCTCCGCGCGGCTCTCGAGATGGTCAAGCGGGCAGCAGGCGTGGGGGAACGTTCGGATGCGTGCGCCGGGTCGCCGCTCACGCTCCATATCGGCATCAACACCGGGCATGTGGTCGCGGGCGGATTTGGTGCGGGTAATTCCAAATCCTATTCTGTGACCGGCGACACCGTGAACACGGCTCAACGATTACAGTCGATGGCGTCGCCGGGCGAGGTGCTGGTGGGGCCGCTTACCTACCGCCTCACCCGGCATGCCTTCTCCTATGACTCGCTCGGCGACGTCGCGCTTCGCGGCAAGGTCGGCAGTGTCGAGGTGCATCGTCTGCTGAGGCCGCTTGACGCACCGCGTGCGGCACGAGGGCTCGAAACGCTGGGCCTCAGCGCACCGCTGATCGGGCGCGACGCAGAGCTTGCCCGTATGTTGGGCAGCCTCGATCTGGCCTGTGGAGGAGCCGTTCAATTGGTGCGGCTGATCGGCGAAGCCGGCATCGGAAAAACGCGCCTGGTGAATGAATTTGTCGCGCGCGCCCGCGACGAGGATCGCTTCGCAGGCGTTGCGATCCGGCGGGCCACCTGCTCGCCGCTGGGCGAGCAGTCCTATGGCACTCTCGCGGCGGTGCTGCGCAGCGCTTACGGCATCCCGCACAAAGCTTCGGCAGTGGAGACGCAGACCAAGCTCGTCGACGCGCTCACGGAGCTCGGCCTCGCGCCCGAAGAGGCGGAGCGCCTGCTGCCCCTCTATTTCTATGTTCTCGGCTTCGGCGACCCTGACGCCGCCCTGCAGCATGTTGAGCCGGAGCAACTCAGGCGGCAGATATTTTTCGCGATCCGCACGGTCTTCGAGCGGCGCCTGGCGCTATCTCCCCTCTTGATCATCGTCGAGGACCTGCACTGGGCCGATGCCGTGTCGCTGGAGGCGCTGCGGTTCGTGATGGATCGGCTGGAGCGCAGGCGGCTGATGTTGTTGTTTACACACCGGCCGATGCTCGAATTGGATCAGCTCGACTCGAGCCGGATCAGCCATGCGGCGCTGCGTCTGGCACCCCTTGACGTCGCTGACGGAGAGAAGCTGCTCGCGGCGTTTTTTGGTCACGGTTGGTGCAGATCATCCGGAAATCTATGCGATCGAATTCTCGAGCGCGCCAGCGGCAACCCACTGTTCGTCGAGGAAATCGTGCGCGGTCTCATCGAAAGCGGGGTCCTGAAACGTGACGGCCAGCATTGGCGGATCACGGCCACCGACGCAGCCGCTGACATTCCGGCGAGCATTCAGGCGATGTTGCTCACGCGAGTGGACCGATTGCCACCTGAAGTGCGCAGGTTGGCCCAGGAGGCAGCGGTCATCGGCCCGCGCTTTGACGAAACCCTCCTCGGTGCGACCGCGGCCGATCCGGCAAGAGTAGAAGCGGGGCTCGATCTTCTGTGCGATGCCGAGATCATCGAGGAGGTCGCGGGCGCAAACTCCATTGCGTCGCAATCTTATCGCTTCACGCAGACATTGCTGCAGGATGTGATCTACCGGAACCTCCTCCTGCAACGGCGCACCGGGATGCATGGGCGGATCGGTGCCGCCCTGGAGCGGTCGTGTGGCGATGATCCCGAGCGGCTCGAAGACCTCGCACTGCTGGGCCATCATTTCAGCCTCAGCACCAACAAGCCGAAGGGCGCGCGCTACCTGATGGCCGCCGGTGACCGGGCGCGCGTGATTTACGCCAACGACGACGCTATCCGTCTCTATCGGCAGGCGCTCACGGTCTTGCCGGCCACCGGCGATCAAGAGCCGGAGCGGCTTGTGCTGTGCGAGCGAATTGCCGATCTTTGTGGGCCGACCGGCCGGCGCGACACCGCCTTTGAGCATTACGAGACGGTGTTGCAGGCTAGCCGCGTTGCCGGAAATCGTGCCGCCGCAGCGCGGATACTTCGCAAGCTCGGCCGATTGCTGTGGGACGCCGGCAAGCGAGACAAAGCGGAGGCGCATTACGGCGAGGCGGCCGCGCTGCTCGAAGGCATCGACGCGCCGATCGAGCAGGCGCATCTGCGGCAGGAGCGCGGTCGCCTCGCCTTTCGCATGGGCGATCACGCCGCGGCCGCGAGATGGGCAGACGATGCGCTCGGCTATGCTCAATCCGTGCCGCCCGATGTGGATGAGCATTCCAGACTTGAGGCGGCTCGCGCTACGGCGGAGGCGCTCAATACCAAAGGTGTTGCACTGGCGAGGCTCGGACGAAGCCAGGAGGCAGTCCGCGAGGTGGAGCTGAGCGTCGCGGTCGCCGAAGCCGCCGGCCTGCTCGGCGCAGCCTGCCGCGGCTACACCAATCTCGGCGTGCTCTACACGATCATTGATCCAGCGCGGGCGATGCAGGTGTGCCGCCGCGGCCTCGAGGTCGCGCGCCGCGTCGGCGATCTCGGCTTTCAGGCGCGTCTTCTCGCCAATCTGGCGGTCGCCTGCTGCACATTTACCGATAGATGTGCCGATGAGGGCGTGCCTGCTGCCGAAAAAGCGATCGAGCTCGACCGAGCGCTCGATCAGCGCGAGCATCTCGCCGTGCCATTGATCGTGCTCGGGCAGATTCATCAGTGCCATGGCCAGCCGGAGCTCGCTCTGCGCTGCTACAATGAGGCACTCGAGGTGGCACGCGAAACGGGCGAGCCGCAGCTGCTTTTTCCATGCTATGATGGTCTTGCGACACTGAACCTCGATCTGGACGACACGCCCGAGGCCGAGCGGTATTTTGCCTTGGCACAGGATGTGTGCGCGCGGCATGCCCTCGATCCCGAGTCGCTCGTCGTCCTGCCGTTCCTCGACTAGAAAAAAAGAGGAGGTCGTCTATGTCCAATCATCAAGACGAGGGGCCACTGCAACCTGGCGATCGGGCGCCGAACATCGTGCTCGATGCGATTACCCGTGACGGTCAGATCGCGCTCGAGGATTTTCGCGGCCACAAGCCGGTATTGGTCGGCCTGTTTCGAGGTCTGCATTGCGCTTTCTGCCGACGCCAAATCGCCGCCATGGCGCAGCTTGGCACGGCCCTGCGCGAGAAAGGCATCGAGAGTCTCACAGTCGTCAACACGCCGATCGAGCGCGCGCGGCTCTATTTCCGCTATCATCCCGTGCCCAATCTGCTTGCCGCGTCCGACCCCGAGCGCGTCTCGCATCGCGCCTTCGGCTTGCCAAATCTCCAATTCACGGAGAGCGAGAGCGACTGGCCCCACAAGATCGGCATGAATGCCATGACGGCCATGCGGATCGACATGCCAGGCGAGCTACCCGAGCCAATGAACCCGATGGCGGCGACAGAATTCCTCAACAAGAAGGATGGATATGAGACGACCGAAGCCGACGATCGGATGATCGCAACCGGTCATGGTCAGCTCATCGGCGAGTTTCTGCTCGATCGGGAAGGTATCGTGCGCTGGAGCTTCACCGAGGTTTC from Rhizobiales bacterium GAS188 includes:
- a CDS encoding AhpC/TSA family protein — translated: MSNHQDEGPLQPGDRAPNIVLDAITRDGQIALEDFRGHKPVLVGLFRGLHCAFCRRQIAAMAQLGTALREKGIESLTVVNTPIERARLYFRYHPVPNLLAASDPERVSHRAFGLPNLQFTESESDWPHKIGMNAMTAMRIDMPGELPEPMNPMAATEFLNKKDGYETTEADDRMIATGHGQLIGEFLLDREGIVRWSFTEVSGGGRHMFGVPTPDELMSAASQVAGQAA
- a CDS encoding Predicted ATPase (manually curated), which translates into the protein MNCSGCGFEVQSGFAFCPRCGAKQPSSCPSCGHICAADFAFCPKCGAHIDGVPQARNQREAPTSVAADLRPPMPPPAAVIEPASRAMPFPFDMEADRRTVTVLFADLSGFTTLSERLDPEVLQTLQNELFEELTAAVQSFGGFVDKFLGDALLALFGAPVAHEDDPERALRAALEMVKRAAGVGERSDACAGSPLTLHIGINTGHVVAGGFGAGNSKSYSVTGDTVNTAQRLQSMASPGEVLVGPLTYRLTRHAFSYDSLGDVALRGKVGSVEVHRLLRPLDAPRAARGLETLGLSAPLIGRDAELARMLGSLDLACGGAVQLVRLIGEAGIGKTRLVNEFVARARDEDRFAGVAIRRATCSPLGEQSYGTLAAVLRSAYGIPHKASAVETQTKLVDALTELGLAPEEAERLLPLYFYVLGFGDPDAALQHVEPEQLRRQIFFAIRTVFERRLALSPLLIIVEDLHWADAVSLEALRFVMDRLERRRLMLLFTHRPMLELDQLDSSRISHAALRLAPLDVADGEKLLAAFFGHGWCRSSGNLCDRILERASGNPLFVEEIVRGLIESGVLKRDGQHWRITATDAAADIPASIQAMLLTRVDRLPPEVRRLAQEAAVIGPRFDETLLGATAADPARVEAGLDLLCDAEIIEEVAGANSIASQSYRFTQTLLQDVIYRNLLLQRRTGMHGRIGAALERSCGDDPERLEDLALLGHHFSLSTNKPKGARYLMAAGDRARVIYANDDAIRLYRQALTVLPATGDQEPERLVLCERIADLCGPTGRRDTAFEHYETVLQASRVAGNRAAAARILRKLGRLLWDAGKRDKAEAHYGEAAALLEGIDAPIEQAHLRQERGRLAFRMGDHAAAARWADDALGYAQSVPPDVDEHSRLEAARATAEALNTKGVALARLGRSQEAVREVELSVAVAEAAGLLGAACRGYTNLGVLYTIIDPARAMQVCRRGLEVARRVGDLGFQARLLANLAVACCTFTDRCADEGVPAAEKAIELDRALDQREHLAVPLIVLGQIHQCHGQPELALRCYNEALEVARETGEPQLLFPCYDGLATLNLDLDDTPEAERYFALAQDVCARHALDPESLVVLPFLD